A single region of the Microcella sp. genome encodes:
- a CDS encoding Bax inhibitor-1/YccA family protein, giving the protein MASSNPAFSNSPAFTQSATKAIQWTQEPSAQQLDELYARSAATPEQMDRMTYENTIVKTVVAFFVLLVGAAIGWFIPALTIPAAIIGFVLALVNIFKKKPSPGLVLAYAAVQGLFVGGISGIFETIYPGIVTQAVLGTFAVVGVVLALFASGKIRASKRATKVFLVAIVGYMLFSLINLGLMIFGVTDSAFGLRSEPSFIFGIPWGVIIGIFVILLASYSLVLDFESIKTGVQRGAPAVWGWQAAFGIMVTVIWLYLEILRMLAILRGD; this is encoded by the coding sequence ATGGCCTCCTCGAACCCCGCATTCTCGAACTCACCTGCTTTCACGCAGAGCGCCACGAAGGCGATCCAGTGGACTCAAGAGCCCTCGGCTCAGCAGCTCGACGAGCTGTACGCGCGCTCGGCGGCGACGCCCGAGCAGATGGACCGCATGACTTACGAGAACACGATCGTCAAGACCGTCGTGGCGTTCTTCGTGCTGCTCGTCGGCGCAGCGATCGGATGGTTCATTCCCGCGCTGACGATTCCCGCCGCGATCATCGGCTTCGTGCTCGCCCTCGTCAACATCTTCAAGAAGAAGCCGTCTCCCGGCCTCGTGCTTGCTTACGCGGCCGTGCAGGGCCTGTTCGTCGGGGGCATCTCGGGCATTTTCGAGACGATCTACCCCGGAATCGTGACGCAAGCGGTATTGGGAACCTTCGCCGTCGTCGGAGTGGTGCTTGCGCTTTTTGCGAGCGGCAAGATTCGCGCTTCAAAGCGCGCTACCAAGGTCTTCCTCGTCGCGATCGTCGGGTACATGCTGTTCTCACTCATCAACCTGGGCCTGATGATCTTTGGCGTGACAGACTCGGCATTCGGACTGCGCAGTGAGCCCAGCTTTATCTTCGGCATTCCGTGGGGCGTCATCATCGGCATCTTTGTGATCCTGCTCGCCTCATACTCGCTCGTGCTCGACTTCGAGTCGATCAAGACGGGCGTGCAGCGCGGCGCCCCTGCCGTCTGGGGCTGGCAGGCAGCCTTCGGCATCATGGTGACCGTCATCTGGCTGTACCTCGAGATTCTGCGCATGCTCGCGATCTTGCGCGGCGACTGA
- a CDS encoding DUF4190 domain-containing protein, translated as MSAVTPEPPPSLMTPSSPPAPAAAPLAAGEPRADLLAGVPGVSLDEPSSRRARREHRPLNALAVAALILAILLSPLAALFGHIAAGQISRSKGRERGVVIAWVAVGLGYLWLVGAIIAGVVIWQVLTG; from the coding sequence ATGAGCGCCGTCACTCCCGAGCCGCCGCCGTCGCTGATGACCCCGTCGTCGCCGCCCGCGCCCGCCGCGGCGCCTCTCGCTGCTGGCGAGCCGAGGGCCGATCTGCTCGCGGGAGTGCCCGGGGTCTCACTCGACGAGCCCTCGTCGAGGCGAGCCCGCCGCGAGCACCGCCCCCTCAATGCCCTGGCCGTCGCCGCACTCATCCTCGCCATACTGCTGAGCCCGCTCGCCGCACTCTTCGGGCACATCGCAGCCGGGCAGATCTCACGATCGAAGGGTCGCGAGCGAGGGGTCGTGATCGCCTGGGTCGCGGTCGGCCTCGGCTACCTCTGGCTCGTCGGCGCCATCATCGCCGGCGTGGTCATCTGGCAGGTGCTCACGGGATGA
- a CDS encoding glycerophosphodiester phosphodiesterase family protein: MTEPGPASSTHHPQPPLVIAHRGASGYRPEHTEAAYRLALALGGEAIEPDVVATRDGELVLRHENEISGTTDVADHAEFVDRRTTREIDGERVTGWFTDDFTWAELSTLRARERLPKVRQASARFDDRFSLLRLRDLMRLIDDAPPVPGTGRPVRLVVEVKHATYFAGRGLPLDELVADELRDWGSPGQLVVESFEQTVLTELRERGLPAEYVYLLEKSGSPADLVARDGASALTFADHLTDAGLARLRAAGIDGVSVDASLLVTAAPRGAGQPGSAWVPLDSGLAASDLVARAHAARLNAYTWTLRPENRFLPAPCRIGPAAAAHGDWLTYFQSVMRTGVDGVFADHPDLALEARAAL; the protein is encoded by the coding sequence GTGACTGAGCCAGGGCCCGCGTCGTCGACGCACCACCCCCAGCCCCCGCTCGTCATCGCGCACCGCGGCGCCAGCGGGTACCGCCCTGAGCACACCGAGGCGGCCTACCGGCTCGCGCTCGCGCTCGGTGGTGAGGCGATCGAGCCCGACGTCGTGGCGACTCGCGACGGCGAGCTCGTGCTGCGCCATGAGAACGAGATCTCGGGCACGACCGATGTGGCCGATCACGCCGAGTTCGTCGATCGTCGCACGACGCGCGAGATCGACGGCGAGCGCGTCACCGGCTGGTTCACCGACGACTTCACGTGGGCCGAGCTCTCGACGTTGCGGGCTCGAGAGCGGTTGCCGAAGGTGCGTCAGGCCTCAGCCCGCTTCGACGATCGGTTCAGCCTGCTGCGGCTGCGCGACCTCATGCGCCTCATCGACGACGCACCGCCCGTCCCCGGCACAGGGCGCCCTGTGCGCCTGGTCGTCGAGGTCAAGCACGCCACCTACTTCGCGGGCCGCGGCCTGCCGCTCGACGAGCTCGTGGCGGACGAGCTGCGCGACTGGGGTTCGCCGGGCCAGCTCGTGGTCGAGTCGTTCGAGCAGACCGTGCTCACCGAACTGCGAGAGCGCGGTCTGCCTGCCGAGTATGTCTACCTGCTCGAGAAGTCGGGCAGCCCCGCCGACCTCGTCGCCCGCGACGGTGCCTCGGCGCTCACCTTCGCCGACCACCTGACGGATGCTGGGCTCGCGCGACTGCGCGCGGCAGGCATCGACGGGGTCAGCGTCGACGCCTCTCTGCTCGTCACGGCGGCCCCCCGGGGTGCGGGCCAGCCTGGCTCTGCCTGGGTGCCGCTCGACAGCGGCCTCGCGGCATCAGACCTCGTCGCTCGCGCTCACGCGGCGCGCCTCAACGCCTACACCTGGACCTTGCGGCCCGAGAACCGCTTTCTGCCCGCCCCGTGCCGCATCGGCCCAGCGGCAGCGGCCCACGGCGACTGGCTCACGTACTTTCAGTCGGTCATGCGCACCGGTGTCGACGGGGTCTTCGCCGACCACCCCGACCTCGCGCTCGAGGCTCGCGCGGCACTGTGA
- a CDS encoding ATP-dependent helicase: MSTPAAAAVTDADPLLDGLNPQQRTAVLSRSQALLIVAGAGSGKTAVLTRRVARLIRDRELWPSQILAITFTNKAAAEMRERVELLVGREAAQGMWISTFHSACVRILRREAEHFGFGAAFTIYDSADSRALIKRIVKEMQADTMGFTVSGVAGKISRLKNELIDAEGYSRQLNPNDPTEVMFLEIFRRYSAELRRANAFDFDDLIAQTVYLFRAFPTVAALYQRRFRHILIDEYQDTNHAQYALIRELTRPVEPQHVPDDTRVELDSSGGIPGANLTVVGDSDQSIYAFRGADIRNIVEFERDFTGAEVVLLEQNYRSTQTILDAANAVIANNFDRIAKNLFTAVGAGDKIVGFTGYSQHDEAQFVADEIGTLHDSGMPYSQIAVFYRTNAQTRALEEIFIRSAIPYRVLGGTKFYERAEIKDMMAYLIAVANPSDGLAMRRILNTPKRGIGPATETALANHADELGGTMHDALRDAAALGLGPKVTSAILDLATLLDDVAEKIESMPVPDALTTIIERTKYLELLRGSRDPQDEARAENVEELVAVTREFQKNNPEGRLVDFLTEVALVAAADDLDDSSGTVSLMTLHTAKGLEYDAVFITGVEENLLPHQMSAAEPGGPAEERRLFYVGITRARKKLHVSLAMTRSTFGDTTVASPSRYLQEIPAELIDWRDSPGMGTRSSTRSLGGGRERFSYGTSLPAGKPKTEWANRVTATVRDNGDLTLAVGDRIRHVDFGDGTVSAVTGVGAKSIAEVQFDTAGRKRLLIKIAPIEKL, from the coding sequence ATGAGCACCCCTGCCGCCGCTGCCGTCACCGACGCTGACCCGCTGCTCGACGGGCTCAACCCGCAGCAGCGCACAGCGGTGCTCAGCCGGTCGCAAGCGCTGCTCATCGTGGCGGGCGCCGGGTCGGGCAAGACCGCGGTGCTCACGCGCAGAGTGGCTCGGCTCATCCGCGATCGAGAGCTCTGGCCGAGCCAGATTCTCGCCATCACCTTCACCAACAAGGCGGCAGCCGAGATGCGCGAGCGCGTCGAGCTGCTCGTCGGCCGCGAGGCTGCCCAGGGCATGTGGATCTCGACGTTCCACTCGGCGTGCGTGCGCATTCTGCGCCGTGAGGCTGAGCACTTCGGGTTCGGTGCGGCGTTCACGATCTACGACTCCGCCGACTCCCGTGCCCTCATCAAGCGCATCGTCAAAGAGATGCAGGCCGACACCATGGGCTTCACGGTGAGCGGAGTCGCTGGCAAGATCTCTCGGCTCAAGAACGAACTCATCGACGCCGAGGGCTACAGCCGCCAGCTCAACCCGAATGATCCGACCGAGGTCATGTTCCTCGAGATCTTCCGTCGGTACTCGGCCGAGCTGCGCCGGGCCAACGCCTTCGACTTCGACGACCTCATCGCGCAGACGGTCTATCTGTTCCGCGCCTTTCCGACAGTGGCGGCGCTCTACCAGCGGCGCTTCCGGCACATCCTCATCGACGAATATCAAGACACCAATCACGCGCAGTACGCCCTCATTCGTGAGCTCACGCGCCCGGTCGAGCCGCAGCATGTGCCAGACGACACTCGTGTCGAGCTCGACTCGAGCGGGGGCATCCCCGGTGCGAATCTCACCGTGGTCGGCGACTCCGACCAGTCGATCTACGCCTTCCGTGGCGCCGATATTCGCAACATCGTCGAGTTCGAGCGCGACTTCACGGGCGCAGAGGTCGTGCTGCTCGAGCAGAACTACCGCTCGACGCAGACGATTCTCGACGCAGCCAACGCGGTCATCGCCAACAACTTCGACCGCATCGCCAAGAACCTGTTCACGGCGGTCGGCGCCGGCGACAAGATCGTCGGCTTCACGGGCTACAGCCAGCACGACGAAGCGCAGTTCGTCGCCGACGAGATCGGCACGCTGCATGACTCTGGCATGCCATATAGCCAGATCGCGGTGTTCTACCGCACCAACGCGCAGACCCGAGCGCTCGAAGAGATCTTCATCCGCTCGGCCATCCCCTACCGCGTGCTCGGCGGCACCAAGTTCTACGAGCGAGCCGAGATCAAAGACATGATGGCCTACCTCATCGCGGTCGCGAACCCGTCCGATGGCCTCGCGATGCGGCGCATCCTGAACACCCCGAAGCGGGGTATCGGGCCGGCGACCGAGACCGCCTTGGCGAATCACGCCGACGAGCTGGGCGGCACCATGCACGATGCGCTGCGCGACGCCGCCGCCCTGGGGCTCGGCCCGAAGGTGACGAGCGCCATTCTCGACCTCGCGACGCTGCTCGACGATGTGGCAGAGAAGATCGAGTCGATGCCGGTTCCGGATGCCCTCACGACGATCATCGAGCGCACCAAGTACCTCGAGCTACTGCGAGGCAGTCGCGACCCGCAAGACGAAGCGCGGGCAGAGAACGTCGAAGAGCTCGTGGCGGTGACGCGCGAGTTTCAGAAGAACAACCCCGAGGGCCGGCTCGTCGACTTTCTCACCGAGGTCGCGCTCGTCGCGGCCGCCGACGACCTCGATGACTCGAGCGGCACGGTCTCGCTCATGACCCTGCACACCGCGAAGGGCCTCGAGTATGACGCCGTCTTCATCACCGGAGTCGAAGAGAACCTGCTGCCGCACCAGATGAGTGCCGCTGAGCCGGGCGGCCCCGCCGAAGAGCGGCGCCTGTTCTATGTGGGCATCACTCGCGCCCGCAAGAAGCTGCACGTGAGCCTCGCCATGACGCGCTCGACCTTCGGCGACACGACCGTCGCGAGCCCGAGCCGATACCTGCAAGAGATTCCCGCTGAGCTGATCGACTGGCGCGACTCTCCGGGAATGGGCACTCGGTCGTCGACCCGAAGCCTCGGTGGGGGTCGCGAACGGTTCAGCTACGGCACGTCGCTGCCAGCAGGCAAGCCCAAGACCGAGTGGGCGAACCGGGTGACGGCAACCGTGCGCGACAACGGCGACCTCACCCTCGCGGTGGGCGATCGCATCAGGCACGTCGACTTCGGAGACGGAACGGTGAGCGCCGTGACCGGTGTCGGGGCGAAGAGCATCGCCGAAGTGCAGTTCGACACGGCCGGGCGCAAGCGCCTGCTCATCAAAATAGCTCCGATCGAAAAGCTGTAG
- a CDS encoding STAS domain-containing protein, which yields MDLTVVHHPFGVAEVSVAGRLNMVTAARMREAIQSAIDDNHPNVAVDLSRVVFLDSSGLGALIAGLKAVRAAGGDLRLVRPAEQAQLVLELTNMSSTLKSYDSVGDAFTHA from the coding sequence ATGGATCTCACAGTGGTGCACCACCCGTTCGGAGTGGCCGAGGTCTCGGTCGCCGGCCGCCTCAACATGGTGACCGCCGCACGCATGCGGGAGGCCATCCAGAGCGCGATCGATGACAACCACCCGAACGTGGCTGTCGACCTCTCACGGGTGGTGTTTCTCGATTCGTCTGGCCTCGGTGCGCTGATCGCGGGGCTCAAAGCGGTGCGGGCGGCAGGAGGAGACCTGCGGCTCGTGCGCCCCGCAGAGCAGGCTCAGCTGGTGCTCGAGCTCACCAACATGAGCTCGACGCTCAAGAGCTACGATTCGGTGGGCGACGCCTTCACTCATGCCTGA
- a CDS encoding SpoIIE family protein phosphatase, producing MPEVIARSVRLSSPPDTVDTVQDLLATIWAQTPGLDPADRMGAELAIVELTANVIEHANEGGEISFSLNIVVYDDRIEATVTDGGSVDRVELADREMPHTLAERGRGLPLMEALSDSVEHRRVEGVNHWTVVRARRAASAPARKPMPSISIAGVIDEMARQRALDDMGILDTPPEERFDRVTRLAVQLFGVQSAAVNFIDHDRQWSKSIVGPASPEISRSKSMCSLVAQSGEPLVVGDMTVDERYADKADPDTISFYAGFPLQAPGGERIGAFCIYDPRPRHFSARETEMLRDLAVWVQQELTVSQELSRASEVQQGLLPQKLLSMPGWSIAGVCIPARAVGGDFYDWYPVGEGAAITLADAMGKGIGAAIIAATVRAVLRSASRFGDVAGAVDAASAALSIDLDSAGVFVTAFHGRLDMDSGVLSYVDAGHGLSVIAHADGTSQRLRSASPPLGVSVETEWSQQQVTLEPGDTLVVMSDGVLDLYDGTLGSLDNLVALAMLTKDPWEIIDAIRARARGARADDVTMLVVRRDDDA from the coding sequence ATGCCTGAGGTCATCGCCCGTTCGGTGCGCTTGAGCAGCCCCCCGGACACGGTCGACACGGTGCAAGATCTGCTGGCCACGATCTGGGCGCAGACCCCCGGGCTCGACCCGGCCGATCGCATGGGAGCCGAACTCGCGATCGTCGAGCTCACGGCCAACGTGATCGAGCACGCGAACGAGGGCGGCGAGATCAGCTTCTCGCTCAACATCGTCGTGTACGACGACCGTATCGAGGCGACCGTGACCGACGGGGGCTCGGTCGATCGCGTCGAGCTCGCCGATCGTGAGATGCCCCACACGCTCGCTGAGCGGGGGCGGGGCCTTCCGCTCATGGAGGCACTCAGCGACAGCGTCGAGCATCGCCGCGTCGAAGGCGTGAATCACTGGACAGTCGTGCGGGCTCGACGGGCCGCATCGGCACCGGCTCGCAAGCCGATGCCGTCGATCTCGATCGCCGGCGTCATCGACGAGATGGCGCGTCAGCGCGCCCTCGACGACATGGGCATTCTCGACACCCCGCCGGAAGAGCGGTTCGATCGTGTGACCCGGCTTGCCGTGCAGCTGTTCGGTGTGCAGAGCGCTGCGGTGAACTTCATCGATCACGACCGGCAGTGGTCGAAGTCGATCGTGGGGCCGGCGAGCCCCGAGATCAGCCGCTCGAAGTCGATGTGCTCGCTCGTGGCGCAGTCAGGAGAGCCGCTCGTGGTCGGCGACATGACGGTCGACGAACGCTACGCAGACAAGGCCGACCCAGACACGATCTCGTTCTACGCGGGTTTTCCGCTGCAGGCCCCCGGCGGCGAGCGCATCGGCGCGTTCTGCATCTACGACCCTCGCCCTCGGCACTTCTCGGCCCGAGAGACCGAGATGCTTCGAGACCTCGCCGTGTGGGTGCAGCAAGAACTGACGGTGAGCCAAGAGCTCAGCAGGGCGTCTGAGGTGCAGCAGGGTCTGCTGCCGCAGAAGCTCCTCAGCATGCCGGGGTGGTCGATCGCTGGCGTGTGCATTCCGGCACGGGCAGTGGGCGGTGACTTCTACGACTGGTACCCGGTGGGGGAGGGGGCGGCGATCACGCTCGCCGACGCCATGGGCAAGGGAATCGGCGCGGCGATCATCGCGGCGACCGTGAGGGCGGTGCTGCGTTCTGCCTCTCGGTTCGGCGACGTGGCGGGCGCGGTCGACGCGGCCTCGGCCGCGCTCTCGATCGATCTCGACAGCGCCGGAGTGTTCGTCACGGCGTTTCACGGGCGCCTCGACATGGATTCTGGAGTGCTTTCATACGTCGACGCAGGTCACGGCCTGTCGGTCATCGCTCATGCCGACGGCACCTCGCAGCGGCTCAGGTCGGCGTCACCGCCCCTCGGCGTCAGCGTCGAGACCGAGTGGTCGCAGCAGCAGGTCACGCTCGAGCCCGGTGACACTCTCGTGGTCATGAGCGACGGTGTGCTCGACCTCTACGACGGCACCCTCGGCTCGCTCGACAATCTGGTCGCCCTCGCCATGCTCACGAAAGACCCGTGGGAGATCATCGACGCCATTCGGGCACGCGCTCGCGGCGCACGCGCAGACGACGTGACCATGCTCGTGGTGCGGCGCGACGACGACGCCTGA
- the sucC gene encoding ADP-forming succinate--CoA ligase subunit beta, translating to MDLFEYQARDLFEKHGVPVLPGIIADTPAEARAAAESIGGVTVIKAQVKIGGRGKAGGVKVAKTADEAEQHAQSILGLDIKGHVVKRVMVAAGADIAEEYYFSVLLDRANRNYLALCSFEGGVEIEQLAEERPDALARVAVDPGRGIDLEVAREIATAAKFPADLVDTVAPVFVSLYDVFVKEDATLVEVNPLVKTGSGAIVALDGKVSIDENAEFRQPHHAELADSDSADPLEAKAKQYDLNYVKLDGEVGVIGNGAGLVMSTLDVVAYAGEAHGNVKPANFLDIGGGASAEVMAAGLDVILGDPQVKSVFVNVFGGITACDAVANGIVKALEILGDSATKPLVVRLDGNNVDEGRRILAAANHPLVTLATSMDDGADKAAALAAK from the coding sequence GTGGATCTTTTCGAGTATCAGGCCCGAGACCTCTTCGAGAAGCACGGTGTTCCCGTGCTGCCGGGCATCATCGCCGACACCCCTGCCGAGGCTCGCGCGGCCGCCGAGTCGATCGGCGGGGTGACGGTCATCAAAGCCCAGGTCAAGATCGGTGGTCGAGGCAAGGCTGGTGGCGTCAAGGTCGCCAAGACTGCTGACGAGGCCGAGCAGCACGCGCAGAGCATCCTGGGCCTCGATATCAAGGGCCACGTCGTGAAGCGCGTCATGGTCGCCGCCGGCGCCGACATCGCTGAAGAGTACTACTTCTCGGTGCTGCTCGACCGCGCCAACCGCAACTATCTGGCATTGTGCAGCTTCGAGGGCGGAGTTGAGATCGAGCAGCTGGCCGAAGAACGGCCGGATGCCCTGGCTCGCGTCGCCGTCGACCCAGGTCGCGGCATCGACCTCGAGGTCGCTCGTGAGATCGCCACCGCAGCGAAGTTTCCCGCCGACCTGGTCGACACGGTCGCGCCGGTGTTCGTGTCGCTCTACGACGTCTTCGTGAAAGAAGACGCCACGCTCGTCGAGGTCAACCCGCTGGTCAAGACAGGCTCCGGGGCCATCGTGGCGCTCGACGGCAAGGTGAGCATTGACGAGAACGCCGAGTTCCGTCAACCGCACCACGCCGAGCTCGCCGACTCTGATTCGGCCGACCCGCTCGAGGCGAAGGCCAAGCAGTATGACCTCAACTACGTGAAGCTCGATGGCGAGGTCGGCGTCATCGGCAACGGCGCCGGTCTCGTGATGTCGACGCTCGATGTCGTCGCCTATGCCGGCGAGGCCCACGGCAACGTGAAGCCCGCCAACTTTCTCGACATCGGCGGCGGCGCCTCGGCCGAGGTCATGGCCGCGGGGCTCGACGTCATTCTCGGCGACCCCCAGGTTAAAAGCGTGTTCGTCAACGTCTTCGGAGGTATCACGGCGTGCGACGCCGTCGCGAACGGCATCGTGAAGGCACTCGAGATTCTCGGTGACTCCGCCACCAAGCCGCTCGTGGTGAGGCTCGACGGCAACAACGTCGACGAGGGTCGGCGCATTCTGGCGGCCGCGAATCACCCCCTGGTGACGCTCGCCACCTCGATGGACGACGGCGCCGACAAGGCCGCCGCGCTGGCTGCGAAGTAA
- the sucD gene encoding succinate--CoA ligase subunit alpha, with translation MSIFLTKDSKVIVQGITGGEGTKHTALMLKAGTQVVGGVNARKAGTTVAHTAADGSAIELPVFGSVAEAMAQTGADVSIAFVPPAFAKDAAIEAIDAGIGLLVIITEGIPVQDSAELWAHAQAKGNATRIIGPNCPGIITPGESLVGITPATITGKGPIGLVSKSGTLTYQMMYELRDLGFSTAIGIGGDPIIGTTHIDALAAFEADPETKAIVMIGEIGGDAEERAADFIRANVTKPVVGYVAGFTAPEGKTMGHAGAIVSGSAGTAQAKKEALEAAGVKVGKTPSETATLMREVIAAL, from the coding sequence ATGTCGATCTTTCTGACCAAAGACTCCAAGGTCATCGTTCAGGGCATCACGGGCGGTGAGGGCACCAAGCACACCGCTCTCATGCTCAAGGCCGGAACCCAGGTGGTCGGTGGCGTCAACGCTCGCAAGGCGGGCACGACCGTGGCCCACACGGCAGCCGACGGCTCGGCCATCGAGCTGCCGGTGTTCGGCAGCGTGGCCGAGGCGATGGCGCAGACGGGTGCCGATGTTTCGATCGCGTTCGTGCCGCCTGCGTTCGCGAAAGACGCCGCGATCGAAGCCATTGATGCGGGAATCGGTCTTCTGGTGATCATCACCGAAGGAATCCCGGTGCAAGACTCCGCCGAGCTCTGGGCGCACGCCCAGGCCAAGGGCAATGCCACGCGCATCATCGGCCCGAACTGCCCCGGCATCATCACGCCGGGCGAATCGCTCGTGGGCATCACTCCGGCGACGATCACCGGCAAGGGCCCGATCGGCCTCGTGTCGAAGTCGGGCACCCTGACCTACCAGATGATGTACGAGCTGCGTGATCTGGGCTTCTCGACCGCGATCGGTATCGGGGGCGACCCGATCATCGGCACGACGCACATCGATGCGCTCGCCGCCTTCGAGGCTGACCCTGAGACGAAGGCCATCGTCATGATCGGCGAGATCGGCGGCGATGCAGAAGAGCGTGCTGCCGACTTCATCAGGGCCAATGTGACCAAGCCGGTCGTCGGTTACGTTGCCGGATTCACGGCCCCTGAGGGCAAGACGATGGGCCACGCCGGCGCAATCGTCAGCGGCTCTGCAGGAACCGCGCAGGCCAAGAAGGAAGCCCTCGAGGCGGCCGGAGTCAAGGTCGGCAAGACGCCGAGCGAGACGGCGACTCTCATGCGTGAGGTCATCGCGGCGCTGTAG
- a CDS encoding IclR family transcriptional regulator — protein sequence MIQAIDRAARVLSSLQGARHLGITELAGILELPPSTVHGIVKSLQTHGLVAKEPGSQRYMLGPALLKLSNVYLDTLDVRARAMRWTRELARRTGLSTRLGAELFDEVIIIHHNRRPDGSQQMLETGITIPAHASALGKVLLAYHPSAADELLAKPLRALTGDTVTDPATLRLQLAGVAERALAMEEDEAVLGESSVAVPVVDRSGAVIAAVSVVMPSSEWPPEAGVLNDLRETARNISRELGYSEWPPKVIAHDD from the coding sequence GTGATCCAAGCAATCGACCGCGCCGCGCGCGTGCTGTCATCGCTGCAGGGTGCTCGGCACCTGGGCATCACCGAGCTTGCCGGCATTCTCGAGCTGCCCCCCTCGACGGTGCACGGCATCGTCAAATCGCTGCAGACCCACGGGCTGGTGGCCAAAGAGCCGGGCAGCCAGCGCTACATGCTCGGCCCCGCGCTGCTGAAGCTCTCGAACGTCTACCTCGACACCCTCGACGTTCGGGCGCGCGCCATGCGCTGGACCCGTGAACTCGCTCGACGCACCGGGCTCTCGACGCGACTGGGCGCCGAACTCTTTGACGAGGTCATCATCATTCACCACAACCGTCGCCCCGACGGCAGCCAGCAGATGCTCGAAACGGGCATCACCATACCTGCCCACGCTTCGGCGCTCGGCAAGGTGCTGCTCGCATATCACCCGAGCGCCGCCGACGAGCTGCTCGCCAAGCCGCTGCGCGCGCTCACGGGCGACACCGTGACCGACCCCGCCACGCTTCGCCTGCAACTCGCCGGAGTCGCCGAACGGGCCCTGGCCATGGAAGAAGACGAAGCCGTGCTCGGTGAGTCGTCGGTGGCCGTGCCCGTGGTCGATCGCAGCGGTGCGGTCATCGCAGCAGTCTCGGTCGTCATGCCTTCGAGCGAGTGGCCGCCCGAAGCGGGCGTGCTCAACGACCTTCGCGAGACCGCGCGCAACATCTCGCGCGAGCTCGGCTACTCAGAGTGGCCGCCGAAGGTCATTGCCCACGACGACTGA
- a CDS encoding MIP/aquaporin family protein: MDDNRQWQKLAAEFLGTAFLVFVGVGSVPATLIVNGDAPFTMADLGMISLAFGTIVVVTVYVFGYISGNHINPAVTIGLAVAGKFPWRQVPAYLAAQLLGAIVGAFTIVGVLGMRASEVGLGVASYASETPWYQAFFAEFVGTFLLVFAVFGVIYRKASPGWAGLAIGFVVFAAIIPVAPTTGASINPARTTGPMLVQQILGGEVAWEQWPVYVGAELLAGVLAALTFALIAHTSTDKTGLKDTLAKQDGEVR, from the coding sequence ATGGATGACAACCGGCAGTGGCAGAAGCTCGCCGCCGAATTTCTGGGCACGGCCTTCCTCGTCTTCGTCGGGGTGGGCTCGGTGCCGGCAACTCTCATCGTGAACGGTGACGCGCCGTTCACGATGGCCGATCTGGGCATGATCTCGCTCGCGTTCGGCACCATCGTGGTCGTCACGGTCTACGTGTTCGGCTACATCTCGGGCAACCACATCAACCCGGCTGTCACGATCGGTCTCGCGGTCGCAGGCAAGTTTCCCTGGCGACAGGTGCCGGCATACCTCGCCGCGCAGCTGCTCGGTGCGATCGTCGGCGCCTTCACGATCGTCGGCGTGCTGGGCATGCGCGCGAGCGAGGTCGGCCTCGGCGTCGCCAGCTATGCGAGCGAGACCCCCTGGTACCAGGCGTTCTTCGCCGAGTTCGTCGGCACCTTCTTGCTGGTCTTCGCCGTCTTCGGCGTGATCTACCGCAAGGCCTCGCCCGGCTGGGCGGGGCTCGCCATCGGGTTCGTGGTCTTCGCCGCCATCATTCCCGTGGCTCCGACCACGGGCGCTTCGATCAACCCCGCGCGCACCACCGGCCCCATGCTTGTGCAGCAGATACTGGGCGGCGAGGTCGCCTGGGAGCAGTGGCCGGTCTACGTCGGGGCCGAGCTGCTGGCGGGAGTTCTCGCCGCGCTCACCTTCGCACTGATTGCACACACCTCGACCGACAAGACTGGTCTGAAAGACACCCTCGCGAAGCAGGACGGAGAGGTTCGATGA